From a region of the Kaistia sp. 32K genome:
- a CDS encoding ribonucleoside-diphosphate reductase subunit alpha yields the protein MSLVLDSDRSAPAAPANGSPAPKTAAAPKTAKAAAPAFHVIRRNGSLSDFDAAKITVALTKAFLAVEGNSAAASRRVHEIVSDLTDQIVAALTRRAGADRVLHIEDVQDQVELALMRGEHHKIARAYVLYREERARARRAAAEATVPAAPVAQAALQVRGADGVLRPLDEARLKLVIDEACAGLADVDASAILAETRRNLYDGISPAELSLAPVMAARTLVESEPNYAFVSARLLLDMLRAEALSFVHGAAIQSTQSEMATRYAEYFPAFVRAGIEHELVDPELGRYDLARLAAALKPERDLNFQFLGLQTLYDRYFLQTGGTRIELPQAFFMRVAMGLALREIDRETRAIEFYDLLSSFDFMASTPTLFNSGTLRAQLSSCFLTTVPDDLDGIFKSVKDNALLAKYSGGLGNDWTRVRGLGAHIKGTNGESQGVVPFLKVANDTAIAVNQGGKRKGAVCAYLETWHVDIEEFLDLRKNTGDDRRRTHDMNTANWVPDLFMQRVAEDGVWTLFSPDEVPDLHDLYGPEFQTAYEAYEARAARGELRVSRQVRATDLWRRMLTMLFETGHPWITFKDPCNIRSPQRHAGVVHSSNLCTEITLNTSNDEVAVCNLGSINLAHHVDAEGLDLDRLARTVQTAMRMLDNVIDINFYTIPEARRSNLRHRPVGLGLMGFQDALQALRIPYASEAAVRFADESMEAISFHAISASTDLAAERGRYPSFDGSLWSQGILPIDSVELLAEARGGLDLDRSTVLDWEGLRERVKTVGMRNSNTMAIAPTATISNICGVAQSIEPAYQNLYVKSNMSGDFTVVNAALVHDLKARGLWDEVMVSDLKYFDGSIGPIDRIPDDLKALYATAFEIDSAWLIEAAARRQKWIDQAQSLNLYIANPSGKKLDTLYRLAWQRGLKTTYYLRSRSATHVEKSTLKGTDGKLNAVSAVIATAPAAAPIVVPAAIKPAPQPIAIPIGEAWGQACSIDDPDCEACQ from the coding sequence ATGTCTCTTGTTCTCGATTCCGATCGCAGCGCGCCGGCCGCTCCGGCCAATGGTAGCCCCGCGCCCAAGACGGCCGCTGCGCCGAAGACGGCCAAGGCCGCCGCGCCGGCCTTCCATGTCATCCGCCGCAACGGCTCGCTGTCCGATTTCGACGCCGCCAAGATCACCGTCGCGCTGACCAAGGCGTTTCTCGCCGTCGAGGGCAACAGCGCCGCCGCGTCGCGCCGCGTGCACGAGATCGTCAGCGACCTGACCGACCAGATCGTCGCGGCGCTGACCCGGCGCGCCGGCGCCGATCGCGTGCTGCACATCGAGGACGTGCAGGACCAGGTCGAGCTGGCGCTGATGCGCGGCGAGCACCACAAAATCGCCCGCGCCTATGTCCTCTATCGCGAGGAGCGCGCCCGCGCCCGCCGCGCCGCCGCCGAGGCGACCGTTCCGGCCGCCCCCGTCGCGCAGGCCGCCCTTCAGGTGCGCGGCGCCGACGGCGTCCTGCGCCCGCTCGACGAGGCGCGCCTGAAGCTCGTCATCGACGAAGCCTGCGCCGGACTCGCCGATGTCGACGCGAGCGCGATCCTCGCCGAGACGCGCCGCAATCTCTATGACGGCATCTCGCCGGCCGAATTGTCGCTCGCTCCCGTCATGGCGGCGCGCACGCTGGTCGAGAGCGAGCCCAACTACGCCTTCGTCAGCGCCCGCCTGCTGCTCGACATGCTGCGCGCCGAAGCGCTCTCCTTCGTGCATGGCGCGGCGATCCAGTCGACCCAAAGCGAGATGGCGACGCGCTATGCCGAGTATTTCCCGGCCTTCGTCCGCGCCGGCATCGAGCATGAGCTGGTCGATCCCGAACTCGGCCGCTACGACCTCGCCCGGCTCGCCGCGGCGCTGAAGCCGGAGCGGGACCTGAACTTCCAGTTCCTCGGCTTGCAGACCCTGTACGACCGCTATTTCCTGCAGACCGGCGGCACCCGCATCGAGCTGCCGCAGGCCTTCTTCATGCGCGTCGCCATGGGCCTGGCGCTGCGCGAGATCGACCGCGAGACCCGGGCGATCGAGTTCTACGACCTGCTCTCGTCCTTCGACTTCATGGCGTCGACGCCGACCCTGTTCAATTCCGGCACGCTGCGCGCCCAGCTCTCCTCCTGCTTCCTGACCACGGTGCCGGACGATCTCGACGGCATCTTCAAGTCGGTGAAGGACAACGCGCTGCTGGCGAAATATTCCGGCGGCCTCGGCAATGACTGGACGCGCGTCCGCGGTCTCGGCGCCCACATCAAGGGCACGAATGGCGAGAGCCAGGGCGTCGTGCCGTTCCTGAAGGTGGCGAACGACACGGCGATCGCCGTCAACCAGGGCGGCAAGCGCAAGGGCGCCGTCTGCGCCTATCTCGAGACCTGGCATGTCGACATCGAGGAGTTCCTCGATCTCCGCAAGAACACGGGCGACGACCGCCGCCGCACGCATGACATGAATACGGCCAACTGGGTGCCGGACCTGTTCATGCAGCGCGTCGCCGAGGATGGCGTCTGGACGCTGTTCTCGCCGGACGAGGTGCCGGATCTGCACGATCTCTACGGCCCGGAGTTCCAGACGGCCTACGAGGCCTATGAGGCGCGCGCCGCGCGTGGCGAACTGCGCGTGTCGCGCCAGGTCCGCGCCACCGATCTCTGGCGCCGCATGCTGACCATGCTGTTCGAGACCGGGCATCCGTGGATCACCTTCAAGGACCCCTGCAACATCCGCTCGCCGCAGCGCCATGCCGGCGTCGTGCATTCGTCCAATCTCTGCACCGAGATCACGCTCAACACCTCGAATGACGAGGTCGCGGTCTGCAATCTCGGCTCGATCAACCTCGCCCATCATGTCGACGCGGAAGGGCTCGATCTCGACCGCCTGGCGCGCACCGTGCAGACGGCGATGCGGATGCTCGACAACGTCATCGACATCAATTTCTACACGATCCCCGAGGCGCGCCGCTCCAACCTGCGTCACCGTCCGGTGGGTCTCGGCCTGATGGGCTTCCAGGACGCGCTGCAGGCGCTGCGCATTCCTTATGCCTCGGAAGCCGCCGTCCGCTTCGCCGACGAGAGCATGGAGGCGATCTCCTTCCACGCCATCTCGGCCTCGACCGACCTCGCCGCCGAGCGCGGCCGCTATCCGAGCTTCGACGGTTCGCTGTGGTCGCAGGGCATTCTGCCGATCGACTCGGTGGAATTGCTGGCCGAGGCGCGTGGCGGCCTCGATCTCGACCGCTCGACCGTGCTCGACTGGGAAGGCCTGCGCGAGCGGGTGAAGACGGTCGGCATGCGCAACTCGAATACGATGGCAATTGCGCCGACGGCGACGATCTCCAACATCTGCGGCGTCGCGCAGTCGATCGAGCCGGCCTACCAGAACCTCTACGTCAAATCGAACATGTCGGGCGACTTCACCGTCGTGAACGCCGCGCTGGTGCACGATCTGAAGGCACGCGGCCTCTGGGACGAGGTCATGGTCTCCGACCTGAAGTATTTTGACGGCAGCATCGGCCCGATCGACCGCATCCCGGACGATCTGAAGGCGCTCTATGCGACCGCCTTCGAGATCGATAGCGCCTGGCTGATCGAGGCGGCGGCGCGGCGGCAGAAGTGGATCGACCAGGCGCAGTCGCTCAACCTCTACATCGCCAATCCCTCGGGCAAGAAGCTCGACACGCTCTACCGGCTCGCCTGGCAGCGCGGCCTGAAGACGACCTATTACCTGCGCTCGCGCTCGGCGACGCATGTCGAGAAGTCGACGCTGAAGGGCACCGACGGCAAGCTCAACGCCGTTTCGGCTGTCATCGCCACGGCGCCGGCGGCCGCGCCGATCGTCGTCCCGGCAGCGATCAAGCCGGCCCCGCAGCCGATCGCGATCCCGATCGGCGAAGCCTGGGGCCAGGCTTGCTCGATCGACGATCCCGACTGCGAAGCCTGCCAGTAA
- a CDS encoding alpha-glucosidase/alpha-galactosidase, whose amino-acid sequence MSSFKIAIIGAGSVGFTKKLVSDILSVPELREVEFALTDISEHNLAMVRQILDRVVEANKLPTKITATTNRREALAGARYVISCVRVGGLEAYADDIRIPLKYGVDQCVGDTICAGGILYGQRNIPVILDFCKDIREVAEPGARFLNYANPMAMNTWAATEYGKVDTIGLCHGVQHGGEQIADVLGATDESELEFICSGINHQTWFVDIRFRGRKIGKDELIAAFERHPVYSQQEKVRIDVLKRFGFYSTESNGHLSEYLPWYRKRPDEINRWIDMSNWIHGETGGYLRHSTETRNWFETDFPKFLEDAGKTLDPKKRSNEHASHIIEALETGRVYRGHFNVRNRGIIANLPEDAIIESTGFVDRFGLNMAAGIKLPEACAATCVSSINVQRMAVHAAVSGDVELLKLAVLHDPLVGAICSPEEVWQMVDEMLVAQARWLPQYAHAIDGAKERLAHKTVATRDWQGAARREVRGIETVRAERAMENAAG is encoded by the coding sequence ATGTCTAGTTTCAAGATTGCCATCATCGGCGCCGGCAGCGTCGGCTTCACCAAGAAGCTGGTCTCCGACATTCTCTCCGTGCCGGAACTGCGCGAGGTCGAATTCGCGCTGACCGACATCAGCGAGCACAATCTCGCCATGGTGCGGCAGATCCTCGATCGCGTGGTCGAGGCCAACAAGCTGCCGACGAAGATCACCGCGACGACGAACCGGCGCGAGGCGCTGGCCGGTGCGCGCTACGTCATCAGCTGCGTCCGCGTCGGCGGCCTCGAGGCCTATGCCGACGACATCCGCATCCCGCTGAAATACGGCGTCGACCAGTGCGTCGGCGACACGATCTGCGCCGGCGGCATCCTCTACGGCCAGCGTAACATCCCGGTCATCCTGGATTTCTGCAAGGACATCCGCGAAGTCGCAGAGCCCGGCGCCCGCTTCCTGAACTATGCCAACCCGATGGCGATGAACACCTGGGCGGCGACCGAATACGGCAAGGTCGACACGATCGGTCTCTGCCACGGCGTGCAGCATGGCGGCGAGCAGATCGCCGACGTGCTCGGCGCCACCGACGAGAGCGAGCTCGAGTTCATCTGCTCGGGCATCAACCACCAGACCTGGTTCGTCGACATCCGTTTCCGCGGCCGCAAGATCGGCAAGGACGAGCTGATCGCCGCCTTCGAGCGCCATCCCGTCTATTCGCAGCAGGAAAAGGTCCGCATCGACGTCCTGAAGCGCTTCGGCTTCTATTCGACCGAGAGCAACGGCCATCTCTCCGAGTACCTGCCCTGGTACCGGAAGCGTCCGGACGAGATCAACCGCTGGATCGACATGTCGAACTGGATCCACGGCGAGACCGGCGGCTATCTCCGCCATTCGACCGAGACCCGCAACTGGTTCGAGACCGATTTCCCGAAATTCCTGGAAGACGCCGGCAAGACGCTCGATCCGAAGAAGCGCTCGAACGAGCACGCCAGCCACATCATCGAGGCGCTGGAGACCGGACGCGTCTATCGCGGCCATTTCAACGTTAGAAACCGCGGCATCATCGCCAATCTGCCGGAGGACGCGATCATCGAGTCGACCGGCTTCGTCGACCGCTTCGGCCTCAACATGGCAGCCGGCATTAAGCTGCCGGAAGCCTGCGCCGCCACCTGCGTGTCGTCGATCAACGTCCAGCGCATGGCCGTGCACGCCGCCGTCAGCGGCGATGTCGAGCTCCTGAAGCTCGCCGTGCTGCACGACCCGCTGGTCGGCGCCATCTGCTCGCCCGAGGAAGTCTGGCAGATGGTCGACGAGATGCTGGTCGCCCAGGCGCGCTGGCTGCCGCAATACGCCCACGCCATCGACGGCGCCAAGGAGCGGCTCGCCCACAAGACGGTCGCCACCCGCGACTGGCAGGGCGCGGCGCGGCGCGAGGTTCGCGGCATCGAGACGGTGCGCGCCGAACGGGCGATGGAAAACGCGGCCGGCTAG
- a CDS encoding AraC family transcriptional regulator, whose translation MGNSVLGKLAARAPVMRTVSLPRGRHRLHTMPTSTGYEIRTDQSYVWDGRKRGQTPFTVLQHTVSGVGRLRYERRDYRLTAGETMLVLVPHSHRYSVEAGDRWEFFWISMNGQEALRIHRSILSATGPVLRLRPETIEHLADCSLRLIDGGETPGAASAIAYEAAMALYDDVFGPHGDSRVDGGAIQRVVDHILANLDRPLPVQQLAEISGLSRAHFSRLFTASEGMPPAEFVLQERMRRAARLLAGQPELSIKAVAVLAGFDDPNYFAKVYRRFFGTSPTEFRTTGMYASTG comes from the coding sequence ATGGGTAATTCTGTGCTCGGCAAACTGGCCGCGAGAGCGCCGGTCATGCGCACCGTCTCGCTGCCGCGCGGCCGCCATCGCCTGCACACCATGCCGACCAGCACGGGCTACGAGATCCGCACCGATCAGAGCTATGTCTGGGACGGCCGCAAGCGCGGCCAGACGCCGTTCACGGTGCTGCAGCACACAGTTTCCGGCGTCGGCCGGCTGCGCTACGAGCGACGCGACTACCGGCTGACGGCGGGCGAGACCATGCTCGTCCTGGTGCCGCACAGCCATCGCTACTCGGTCGAGGCCGGCGACCGCTGGGAGTTCTTCTGGATCTCGATGAACGGGCAGGAGGCGCTCCGCATCCATCGCTCGATCCTCTCCGCGACCGGGCCGGTGCTCCGGCTGCGTCCGGAGACCATCGAGCATCTCGCCGATTGCAGTTTGCGCCTGATCGACGGCGGCGAGACGCCGGGCGCGGCCTCGGCCATCGCCTATGAGGCGGCGATGGCGCTCTACGACGACGTGTTCGGGCCGCATGGCGATTCGCGGGTCGATGGCGGCGCCATCCAGCGCGTCGTCGACCACATCCTCGCCAATCTCGACCGGCCGCTCCCGGTGCAGCAGCTGGCCGAGATCTCCGGGCTGAGCCGGGCGCATTTCTCGCGCCTGTTCACGGCGAGCGAGGGCATGCCGCCGGCCGAGTTCGTGCTGCAGGAGCGGATGCGCCGCGCGGCGCGGCTGCTCGCCGGGCAACCGGAGCTCTCGATCAAGGCGGTGGCCGTGCTGGCGGGCTTCGACGATCCCAATTATTTCGCCAAGGTGTACCGCCGCTTCTTCGGCACCAGCCCGACCGAGTTCCGCACCACCGGCATGTATGCGAGCACCGGCTGA